tgaattgCCGCTAATATGTGTTCTTTGAAAGGGTTGCATATGCTActgtttattattttattgctatactattttttggtacaatatatttaaacaaataattcattattttaaaaaaatatattcgcCTCATTGTGGATTCAatatatcatcattattttaataatgtaaataaagcgtttgcaatttttttaaacattatgtatgcatatattatatatgaataattttaCCAACATATTTGCTAACCTTATCTGTGCTCGATAACTTTAAATTtcttttgaatatatttaattaaaatatataaaataatatatatattagtatgGAGATAAAACTGCAagttaaataataattcaatataaattaaaaaaaaaaaaaatgtctCTACTCGGCACAATGTTAGCAAGTTCTTTAATTAAAGCGCATTTTAGGTGTTATATGggttaataaatatgcatatgcattgatttatgtgtatattttttttcttgatgataaaatttttcTACCAATAAAGGataaatttatgtatatatatttcttttgaTGGTCATcaaaaatgatattttgttttttcctttaactgaataaatttgtttttgtatttatgcATACATTTATACGTGCAAGTgccaaaaataaaaagaacgaaacataaatgtataatatCACCATTGTTACAAGTAAATGTGTTGGTTACTGAATcataaaacaataatttgtgtaatttttcttgtactttatataaatgtaaaattatcaacaagtaaaaaattgaaTGTTTTTTActcatatattaatgaaacGGGTTTccgaaatgaaaaaaaaagaggaaAACACCCATACTATTatgttaaatataatatatgtcaAAAAAACGACGGGAATAgtcaaaaaattaaaaaaataaatataaataaattgcacgaaagtaataataaaaggcCAGAAAGAAAAATAGACGGTTATGAGCTAAATATaagaaatgataaaaaattttccaaatatgcaaaaaaacCAGCAAGTCCTATGTCCAACTTATTTTACTTTTCCCCatttaaaaacattataAGTAGCTTTGAACCAGtaaattatgatataaGAAAACAATTAAGAGAATATGGTTTTCAATTTACTAATGAAAAAAGTGattcaaatatattccCATCATTAGACGATATTATTAAAGATGGTGATCCATCCACTAATATCCATTTATATCgaaggaaaaaattaaaaagtttaTTATATGGAGATCCATTAAAGTTTGCTAATACCAAAAAAgttattgaaaaatataataaacaattaCCGCCAGAAAAACAAATTGATTATGATTCATTTAATtgtgatatattttatgtgcATTCGGATGGAACAATTATGAATATTGAGGTAAgcattattaaaataagtaaaataataaacattaataaattatattcttatatattattttcaaaattatatatgtagacgaaaaattgtttatattttcgtTAAAACATTATCCTTCTTCCTTTTACTTTGTAatgcaatattttttcctttttttcaCACACAGGAAAATAGACCCccatatgataaaaaattagaagaaaaagaaaaaaatcaGGAACCAagatttattataatggctcaggtaaaaaaatataatataaaatatagtaaaataaaataaaaacggAAATACCTTTTATCTATAAATACTATTTAAATATctgtatatatgtatgttcCCTTTTTTTAGGCTGGACATGCCAAGGAACTCAACTTAAaggtataaataaatatcaacAATAGAGCCGTATACACGTAATTATGTGTTAATTATtttgctttattttttcttcatttatttgcattttttgtcatttttAAGGTTGGGGATAAATTCCCGATTGTAAGCGAagaacataaaaaaatgttgtATGACAATCATTTCGCAAAACCTAAGAAAATTAGAGACCCCCTTGTTTTACCTGATGGGCGAAAAATTCCTTGAAATCAAAGCGATATATATTAAGACGATTTTTTACTCAAAATGAGCAAATTaatgtgtgtatatatgcattatttGATCGTACTGCATTACCGCTTTAAAtattgtataaaaatatttttttttatttgaattatttatacatattccAATAAATGTGTCTAGCTATGTTTTATAGCTACacacgaaaaaaaaattaattaataaactATTTAGTTTTGTCTCTACATATAATCTTACTCAGTTGTCAAATATGCGGATAATTTgagttttatattttttaattttcttgTAAAGTATCTCTATCAAGCACAAATGGCAACTGTATATCTCTTTGTTTtggaaaattaaaaaaaaaagatccATCATACGATGTTAAAGGAGATATTtcacaaaaattattattttcttggGTACtttgaataatattaaaatttttttttataagcCAAGATTTATGTAAATTACTTAAGCTTATTTTAGCACTTAATATACTATCACCATTATTATTGGTTTTTATTGGATTAAATTCGTTATCACAACATACTTCATATGCTAATATTTTCTTagcatatttaaaaatatcaaaaataaaatattcataacaATATACTTTTGATTTAATAagtgtattattatttgatacACTAGACGTAAAATTATAGTATTCTTTTTCTCttgatattttatgtaattccatattattatatattttatttttaacaatatgttgtaaaaaatctaaggaaaatatatgatgacatatatttccatatttaaataattctgAATTTTTTAGAATATCTTCACTTAGTTCAGTATATTCACACACACAAAAAGGATTGTCCTTATCATTGTCTTCACATttattgatatttttatttgcatcatacatttgattttttttttctttcataCAAAAAATTCCAACTGcctcattttctttttttataattgcTTTATTAACAATATCACAATTATAGAATGAGCATAACCCTATTAGCACGGGATCcgctattttatttaatatattatcaatgCTTAcaatttgaatatatttaacatttttatttatcatatcATTAAtgatcatattattatatagtGCCTTAAAAATTGTACCGTTTCCCCCTGGGGCTGTTAACACAGTATTATGATTTTTCATAAGaatatcaaaattaaaGTTGGTAATAAAGTTATTGCATTgcttaaaaattttaacgTTATTACTGTTTATaccaaaaaaattattgtcttgtaaatatttaattgtaTGATCATAAGTAAAATCAGATgtcataatataaatatatatattaactgATTCATTTGTGTTTtctaaatatttgtaatttacattttttctatcatttatattattagagtcattttctttttgtgAAAGACAATTATTTGTTCTATTATTGTCaccacattttttataatcattgctaatatttttatcgtagcaatttgtattattatggAAATTGTTGTTATATggttttatttcattttcaaaaaataaaaaacaataatcTTGCAAAAATCGAATTTgttcaaaataaaactgaaaaaatgatttattaaGTATAGGTGTTATTGGGAGCAATCCTTTTgccttttttaaatgaagtCGTGATCCCAACCCCCCTGCTAAAAATATGACTGCCactttattttctttaatacattttaatcctatttgttttaattcgttatttattttatcatttttataaatatttttaattattgtTCCATTTTGTAAGTTTTGGTGTTCatatatactattattaaGGTTGATAATATTGGGAGCGCTTATCTTATAgttctttattttatcgTCTTTGTATTTTAGtttgtttaatttttctaagaattcttttaaatcatttaaGTTTATATGATcaatattatcaatatGTCCATCTTTGAAATGGCTTCTTAAAACTTTCTGATCATATTCCTCCAACagttttaaaattttctccatattatatgaatcTATTTCTGTATTTGTATGTGTATGTTTGTGTATGTGGACCTAAAGTTCAATTTAATGATTTAGCttatataaatagaaataaatgatCTAGATTTCCATCCTTTGGGctcaattatataaatgtgaTGTATTCTGCAAACAGTAAGTCACAAATCGTAGGTCAATGATGAACGCCTGAAATGAGCATAAGAAATGAgtaatagaaataaaattaggGAGTAAAATTTTGGCTAAGATggtaataaatattattttattatttttttttattggttttatttttcaatacAGATGCTGGAAATATTAGGATAACGTTTTActgataaattattaattttttttttatacattaaCGActtttgttcatatttgtAGGCACGTGTTTCAATACgcgaaatatattttcgaaattgtttatacataaaacaatcataaaataattaaaaatgtgttattataaataagaaGGCTTTGAGgggaatataaaaaaaaattaacaataatttttctatta
This DNA window, taken from Plasmodium berghei ANKA genome assembly, chromosome: 13, encodes the following:
- a CDS encoding UDP-N-acetylglucosamine pyrophosphorylase, putative, with product MEKILKLLEEYDQKVLRSHFKDGHIDNIDHINLNDLKEFLEKLNKLKYKDDKIKNYKISAPNIINLNNSIYEHQNLQNGTIIKNIYKNDKINNELKQIGLKCIKENKVAVIFLAGGLGSRLHLKKAKGLLPITPILNKSFFQFYFEQIRFLQDYCFLFFENEIKPYNNNFHNNTNCYDKNISNDYKKCGDNNRTNNCLSQKENDSNNINDRKNVNYKYLENTNESVNIYIYIMTSDFTYDHTIKYLQDNNFFGINSNNVKIFKQCNNFITNFNFDILMKNHNTVLTAPGGNGTIFKALYNNMIINDMINKNVKYIQIVSIDNILNKIADPVLIGLCSFYNCDIVNKAIIKKENEAVGIFCMKEKKNQMYDANKNINKCEDNDKDNPFCVCEYTELSEDILKNSELFKYGNICHHIFSLDFLQHIVKNKIYNNMELHKISREKEYYNFTSSVSNNNTLIKSKVYCYEYFIFDIFKYAKKILAYEVCCDNEFNPIKTNNNGDSILSAKISLSNLHKSWLIKKNFNIIQSTQENNNFCEISPLTSYDGSFFFNFPKQRDIQLPFVLDRDTLQEN